A window of Synechococcus sp. HK05 contains these coding sequences:
- a CDS encoding DUF6761 family protein, translating to MTALQHPDAIRHFQSLCDACQSLASRYHSPAELRLYADGYLHALRKTAVLDALTQRRLEELVDRWIMDPSSFIGPGDDMSTLYETGRN from the coding sequence ATGACCGCCCTGCAACACCCCGACGCGATCCGCCACTTCCAATCCCTCTGTGATGCCTGCCAGTCACTGGCGAGCCGCTATCACAGCCCGGCTGAGCTGCGCCTCTACGCCGACGGCTACCTGCACGCCCTGCGCAAAACGGCGGTGCTCGATGCCCTCACCCAGCGGCGCCTGGAGGAGCTGGTGGATCGCTGGATCATGGATCCCTCCAGCTTCATCGGCCCCGGCGATGACATGAGCACCTTGTACGAAACGGGCCGGAACTGA
- a CDS encoding glycoside hydrolase family 13 protein → MERHGAGVSTDVRGGLADPPAWVADVVVCQIFPDRFRRSGRVPAQQGLALQPWGTSPDGVGFQGGDLYGVIEGLDHLQELGITCLYLNPIFSSAANHRYHAYDYFQVDPLLGGDAAFDALVVELKSRGMRLILDGVFNHCGRGFWAFHHLLENGAASPYADWFITERWPLKAYPAAGEACGYHSWWCDPALPKFNHANPQVKEHLLAVGEHWLQRGIDGWRLDVPDEVEPPFWLDFRRRVRAVNPEAWIVGEIWGDAREWLGGAHFDGVMNYRIAWSTLGWVADGRLQEGHARESIPYGCISGERYREVLLETLSWYRPEANQAQLNLLDSHDVPRALHMLQGDVDALKMALVLLFCLPGVPCVYYGTEAGLSGGAEPACREAFPWGDPGDWPQDLRGFIASLAQLRREQPALRGAELKVERLPGPYVEQGLRLWRRDAGGASSVELVVNRSRTLPLPLASSTGAVLWPPELAGGALPAVLQPQTALVLMSTASHR, encoded by the coding sequence ATGGAGAGGCATGGGGCTGGTGTGAGTACGGATGTCCGCGGGGGCCTGGCTGATCCGCCCGCCTGGGTGGCGGATGTGGTGGTGTGCCAGATCTTTCCGGATCGCTTCCGCCGCAGCGGCCGCGTGCCTGCGCAACAGGGGCTGGCCCTGCAGCCCTGGGGCACATCGCCTGATGGGGTGGGGTTTCAAGGGGGTGATCTTTACGGCGTGATCGAGGGGCTCGATCATCTGCAGGAGCTCGGCATCACCTGCCTGTACCTCAACCCCATCTTCAGTTCCGCGGCGAATCACCGCTATCACGCTTACGACTACTTCCAGGTGGATCCCTTGCTGGGTGGTGATGCCGCCTTCGATGCCCTGGTGGTGGAGCTGAAGAGCCGTGGGATGCGGCTGATTCTCGATGGTGTGTTCAACCACTGTGGCCGTGGCTTCTGGGCGTTTCACCATCTGCTGGAGAACGGTGCCGCCTCGCCGTATGCCGATTGGTTCATCACCGAGCGCTGGCCGTTGAAGGCGTATCCGGCCGCTGGTGAGGCCTGCGGCTATCACAGCTGGTGGTGTGATCCGGCGCTGCCGAAGTTCAACCACGCCAACCCACAGGTAAAGGAGCACTTACTTGCAGTGGGTGAGCACTGGCTACAGCGCGGCATTGATGGCTGGCGGCTGGATGTGCCTGATGAGGTGGAGCCGCCGTTCTGGCTGGATTTCAGGCGGCGGGTGCGGGCTGTGAACCCCGAGGCCTGGATCGTGGGAGAGATCTGGGGGGATGCGCGCGAGTGGCTAGGCGGTGCGCATTTCGATGGGGTGATGAACTACCGCATCGCCTGGAGCACGTTGGGCTGGGTGGCCGATGGACGGTTGCAGGAGGGCCATGCCCGCGAGTCGATTCCATACGGCTGCATCAGCGGAGAGCGCTATCGGGAGGTGCTGTTGGAAACGCTCAGCTGGTACCGGCCGGAGGCGAATCAAGCCCAGCTCAATCTGCTCGATAGCCACGATGTGCCCCGGGCGCTGCACATGCTCCAGGGCGATGTGGATGCGTTGAAGATGGCGCTGGTGTTGCTGTTCTGCCTGCCTGGGGTGCCGTGCGTGTACTACGGCACGGAAGCTGGATTGAGCGGTGGGGCTGAGCCGGCCTGCCGGGAGGCCTTTCCCTGGGGGGATCCAGGTGATTGGCCGCAGGATCTGCGGGGGTTCATTGCTTCGTTAGCTCAGCTGCGCCGTGAGCAACCGGCCCTGCGTGGTGCTGAGCTGAAGGTTGAGCGGCTGCCAGGCCCCTATGTAGAGCAGGGATTACGTCTATGGCGCCGTGATGCGGGCGGCGCGTCATCGGTGGAGCTGGTGGTGAACCGCAGCCGCACGCTGCCGTTACCGCTGGCTTCTTCAACCGGGGCCGTTCTGTGGCCCCCAGAGTTGGCGGGCGGGGCACTGCCCGCTGTGCTTCAACCGCAGACGGCGTTGGTTCTGATGTCGACTGCCTCTCACCGCTGA
- a CDS encoding response regulator transcription factor produces the protein MENQVDSSAAGSTPPGAEPTLKRVLVVDPHPTLRTVLAQRLRQDGYLAAAVATASEAVALCEELTPDLLVAAELLEETTALKLAAQLRCPVMVLTARSGSEPVVSLLDAGADEVLRKPFGLEELAARSRSLLRRSRSGLQERVCVGPLEVHLLLRQVTLRDQPVELSPREFALLCALLMPPGVVRNRSELLRMAWPPFSGGPRSVDTQVLTLRRKLEQAGLGEGGGIETVRQQGYRFSLDTIPAESVASDASRAALPALP, from the coding sequence ATGGAGAACCAGGTGGATTCCTCCGCTGCCGGCTCCACACCCCCTGGGGCCGAACCAACCCTGAAACGCGTGTTGGTGGTGGATCCCCACCCCACCCTGCGCACCGTGTTGGCCCAGCGCCTCCGCCAGGACGGCTATCTGGCCGCGGCGGTGGCAACAGCCTCGGAAGCCGTGGCGCTCTGCGAGGAGCTCACCCCGGACCTGTTGGTGGCCGCCGAGCTGCTCGAAGAAACCACAGCCTTGAAGCTGGCGGCCCAGCTGCGCTGCCCGGTGATGGTGCTCACGGCGCGCTCGGGCTCCGAGCCTGTGGTGTCGCTGCTCGATGCTGGCGCCGATGAGGTGCTGCGCAAGCCCTTCGGCCTGGAGGAACTCGCGGCCCGTAGCCGTTCGCTGCTGCGCCGCAGCCGCAGCGGCCTGCAGGAGCGGGTGTGCGTAGGACCGTTGGAAGTGCATCTGCTGCTGCGTCAGGTGACGCTGAGGGATCAGCCCGTGGAGCTGAGCCCCCGGGAATTTGCCCTGCTCTGTGCGTTGTTGATGCCGCCCGGGGTGGTGCGCAACCGCAGCGAGCTGCTGCGCATGGCCTGGCCACCGTTCAGTGGTGGGCCTCGCTCTGTGGATACGCAGGTGCTCACCTTGCGCCGCAAGCTCGAGCAGGCGGGCCTGGGTGAGGGCGGTGGGATCGAAACGGTGCGGCAGCAGGGGTATCGCTTCAGTTTGGATACGATTCCGGCGGAGTCAGTCGCGTCCGACGCCAGCCGGGCTGCCCTACCAGCGCTGCCTTGA
- a CDS encoding BolA family protein, with translation MVHPDQVRAAITQALPDARVEVEDLTGGGDHLQVTVVSTAFDGLSRVKQHQLVYGALRSELASEAIHALALQTSTPTA, from the coding sequence ATGGTCCATCCCGACCAGGTGCGAGCTGCCATCACCCAGGCGCTGCCCGATGCCCGTGTTGAGGTGGAAGACCTCACCGGCGGCGGCGATCACCTGCAGGTGACGGTGGTCTCCACCGCTTTCGACGGCCTGAGCCGCGTGAAGCAGCACCAGCTCGTGTACGGCGCCCTGCGCAGCGAGCTGGCCAGCGAGGCCATTCACGCCCTGGCCCTGCAGACCTCCACCCCCACCGCCTGA
- the grxD gene encoding Grx4 family monothiol glutaredoxin encodes MDASTQQRIEQLVGSSPVFVFMKGSKLMPQCGFSNNVVQILNSLGVAFETFDVLSDMEIRQGIKEFSDWPTIPQVYVNGEFIGGSDILIEMYNSGELREKLAVALA; translated from the coding sequence ATGGACGCCTCCACCCAGCAACGCATCGAACAACTGGTGGGCAGCAGCCCGGTGTTCGTGTTCATGAAGGGCAGCAAGTTGATGCCCCAGTGCGGCTTTAGCAACAACGTGGTACAGATTCTCAACTCCCTGGGGGTGGCCTTCGAAACCTTTGACGTGCTCTCCGATATGGAGATCCGTCAGGGCATCAAGGAGTTCTCTGACTGGCCCACCATTCCCCAGGTGTACGTGAACGGCGAGTTCATCGGCGGCTCCGACATCCTGATCGAGATGTACAACTCCGGCGAGCTGCGCGAAAAGCTGGCCGTGGCCCTGGCCTGA
- a CDS encoding 1-acyl-sn-glycerol-3-phosphate acyltransferase, whose product MATASSQLSKREQSLCNGISPWLSPLAMLLTQDVALKGFFRSLTVLGTEHLPHHGPVLMAPTHRARWDALMLPYAAGRRVSGRDCRFMVTLDEMKGLQGWFLHRLGCFPVNQLKPQTASLRFAVDLLEAGQQLVVFPEGRIMREPGPIRLMQGLARLALLASAHGLRVPVLPIGIAYGRAIPRFGDRAALAFGAPLHVEGHGREAARRFSAQLAEAMAAAERQALEAVGRSAAEGGFATPVEFSNV is encoded by the coding sequence CGGCATCAGCCCCTGGCTGTCGCCCCTGGCGATGCTGCTCACGCAAGACGTGGCCCTCAAGGGCTTTTTCCGTTCGCTCACGGTGCTCGGCACCGAGCATTTGCCCCACCACGGCCCGGTGCTGATGGCCCCCACCCACCGGGCCCGCTGGGATGCCTTGATGCTCCCCTACGCCGCCGGCAGGCGCGTGAGCGGCCGCGACTGCCGCTTCATGGTGACCCTCGATGAGATGAAGGGGCTGCAGGGCTGGTTTTTGCATCGCCTGGGCTGCTTCCCGGTGAATCAGCTCAAACCGCAAACCGCCAGCCTGCGCTTTGCCGTGGATCTGCTCGAGGCCGGCCAGCAGCTGGTCGTGTTTCCGGAGGGGCGGATCATGCGCGAACCCGGCCCGATCCGGCTGATGCAGGGGCTGGCGCGCCTGGCATTGCTGGCCTCGGCCCATGGCTTGCGGGTGCCGGTGCTGCCGATTGGCATCGCCTACGGCCGCGCGATTCCCCGCTTCGGGGACCGGGCGGCGCTGGCCTTCGGGGCGCCGCTGCATGTGGAAGGCCACGGCCGTGAGGCGGCGCGGCGCTTCAGTGCGCAACTGGCGGAGGCGATGGCCGCGGCGGAGCGTCAGGCCCTCGAAGCGGTGGGCCGCAGCGCCGCCGAGGGCGGCTTTGCAACGCCCGTAGAGTTTTCCAACGTCTGA